In the genome of Roseovarius sp. Pro17, the window TGTGGGGGTCGGTTTTGAAGGTTGTCCAAGGGGCGACCGACTGCAGATATTCGTTACCCGCGACCCAAATCCCGCGCAGTTCGGCGGCGGATTTGCGGATCTCCATCGCCTCCATATGTGCCTCATAGGCGCGCACGCGAGCGGTGACGCTCTCGATCAGGGCCTGTTCATCGGGTCCGAACTCACCCGCCTCCGGCACAGCCTCGCCGAACTTTGAGCGGCAGAATTTGGTCACGCGGCTGACGAAATTGCCCAGGACATCGGCCAGATCCTTGTTCACCGAGGTCTGGAAATTTTCCCACGTGAATTCGGAATCGCTGGATTCGGGCGCATGGCTCAGCAGCCACCAGCGCCAGTAATCCGGCGGTAGGATGTCCAGCGCCTGATCCATAAACACGCCGCGCCCCTGCGATGTGCTGAACTGGCCGCCATCGTAATTCAGGTAGTTGAACGATTTGATGTAATCGACCAGCTTCCACGGCTCACCCGAGCCGAGGATCGTCGCCGGAAAGCTAAGTGTATGAAACGGAACGTTATCCTTTCCCATGAACTGGGTATATTGCACGTTATCCGCGCCCATATCGGTGCGCCACCAGCGCTGCCATGCGGCATCATCCAGCCCATGCGCCTCGGCCCATTCACCGGCGCAGGCGATATACTCTATCGGCGCGTCGAACCAGACGTAGAACACCTTGCCCTCCATCCCGGGCCAAGGCTGATCACCGCGTTTGACCGGAATTCCCCAGTCGAGATCACGGGTGATGCCGCGATCCTGCAGGCCATCGCCATCGTTCAGCCACTTGCGCGCTATTGAGGTGGTCAGGATGGGCCAGTTGTCCTTGCTGTCGATCCAGTCGTTCAGCTGGCCGCGCATCCCCGCCTGCATTAGATACAGATGCTTGGTCTCGCGCACTTCCAGATCGGTCGAGCCTGAAATGGCGCTGCGCGGCTCTATCAGATCGGTGGGGTCCAACTGTTTGGTGCAGTTCTCGCATTGATCACCGCGCGCCTTGTCGTAACCACAGTTGGGGCAGGTGCCCTCGATGTAGCGGTCGGGCAAAAATCGGCCATCGGCGTTGGAGTAAACCTGACTCTCGCTTACCTCGCGGATCAAATCATTGTCCGCCAGTTTGCCCGCAAAATGCTGCGTCAGCGTATGGTTCTGCGGGCTGGAAGAGCGCCCGAAATGATCGAAACTCAGGCGAAAGCCGCGTGCGATTTCGGCCTGCACGCGATGCATCTCGGCGCAATATTCAGCGACGGGTTTGCCAGCCTTCTTGGCCGCCAGCTCGGCGGGGGTGCCATGCTCGTCCGTGGCGCACAGAAACATCACCTCGTGGCCACGCGCCCGCTGATAGCGCGCATATAGATCGGCAGGCAGCTGGCTACCCACCAGATTGCCCAGATGCTTGATCCCGTTGATATAGGGAATCGCCGATGTGATCAGATGCCTTGCCATATTGCGGGTGTCCTCGGTTTTCTTATTGCGCCCGCTTTAGCGCAAGCAAGGCTGTGTTGCCAGAGGATCAGAGGCCCGAGGATGAAGGCCCAGAGGATCAGGGTGATCGCGGCGTCTCACAGCTTGTCGCGAAATCCCCGCGTCAGCCGCCCGATGACAAAGGAGGTGCGCGGGCTCCAGACATAGCGCGTGCGCTCGGCCTTGGTGGGGCGCACGCGCATCCGGGTGATCCCAAAGACGATTAGCACGATATGCCCTGCGGCAATCATCACGAACATCGCCGATGGACCGAACCCCTCAATCAGCTTTGAGGCTACAAGCGGCGCGGCAATCGCCCCCAGTGCGTAGAAAAACATCAGCGCCGCCGACAGTTCGACCCGCTGATCGGCAGTGGCAAAGTCGTTGGCATGGGCGGCGGCGACCGAATAAATCGGAAACGACGTCAGCCCAAAGAAGAACGCGGTCAGCATCACGCCCTCGGCCGACAGCACACCCAGCCACGCGGTGACTACGCAGCTGCACACGGCCGCGATGGATAGCCCAATCAGCACGTGCCGGCGGTCATATTTGTCCGCGAGCCAGCCCGCGGGGAATTGCGCGATCGCGCCCCCCAGCACAAAGGCGGCCAGAAACCACGCGATCTGCTCAACCGGCAGCCCGACCTGTTGGCCATAAAGGGGGCCAACCATACGGAAGGTTGCACTGCTCATCGCCGCGACGACCACGGCGGCGGCGGCAAGAGGTGAGCACGCAATGGCAAGCCCGGGCCGCAGGCGCGGCGCCGAGGGCGTGTCTGGCTGTGTGGCTGTCGTCAGCGTGATCGGCAGCAACGCGGCGCAACAGACCAGTGCCAAGATGTTGTAGGACACGTATGACGCAGGCTCGAGCACCGAAATCAGCATCTGCGCCACCAGCGACGCGCCCATGTCCACAAGCCTATAGGTCCCCATAGCCCGCCCACGCGTCTCATTCGTGACCTTGGCTTGCAACCATGCCTCCAGCACGGTGTAGCAGCCCGCGACGCACAGCCCCATCGCCACGCGCATGGCCGCCCATGCCCAAGCGTCGACCACTAACATATGAGCGATCAGCGACATCGTTCCCGCGGCGGTGAACGCGGCAAAGGCGCGGCTATGCCCGACACTGCCCATCAGGCGCGGCGACCACCAGCAACCTATAAAAAAGCCCAGAAAATGCGCCGAACCGAGCAGCCCGATTTCAGTCGTGCTAAACTCCAGCGCCAGACCGCTCAATGCGTCCAGCGGCCCCAAGCCGCCCGAAGCCAGCTGCATCAGGATCACCGACAGAAACAGCGCCGCGAAAGAGATCATCATACGCATCGTGCAGTCATTCCCGCTTGAGCGATCTCGCCCGCTTCGCCTGCCGCGAGATTGCACAGCCCAAAGGGGAAAGCCAAGCCTGCCGTATCGCTTGGCCGCAAATAATGCCGCCTGAATTGGTCGCCGATACTCTCAAATTCATTTTGGACGTGACCTCCCGCGCCAGGGCGTTACGTTGCGCGCCACAGACGAAAGGACCGATCCAGATGAAGATGAACCCGCTTGGCCGTACCGGCCTTATGGTCTCGGAGCTGTGCCTAGGTTCGATGACATGGGGGACGCAGAACAACGAGGCCGAGGGCCACGCCCAGATCGACCGCGCGCTGGAGCAGGGTGTCAATTTCATCGACACCGCCGAAATGTATCCGGTTAATCCCAAGGGCCCAGAAACCCAAGGTCGCACCGAAGAGATCATCGGCACATGGTTGGCCACCACCGGGCGCCGCCGCGATGTGATCCTCGCCAGCAAGATTTCGGGCGAAGGGCTCGCATATGTGCGCGACGGCGCGCCGATTACCGCCGCCAACATCCCCGAGGCTGTCGAAGGCTCGCTGAGGCGGCTACAGACCGATCATATCGACCTCTACCAATTTCACTGGCCTAATCGCGGCAGCTACATGTTTCGCCAGAACTGGACCTACGATCCCTCAGGCCAGAACACCGCCGAAGTTCTGGACAACATGCACGAGACGCTGGAGGCGCTCAGCCGCGAGGTCGCGCGCGGCACCATCGCCCATTTCGGCCTCTCCAACGAAAGCGCGTGGGGCACCGCCCAATTCCTGCGCATTGCCGAGGCGAATGGCTGGCCGCGCGTTGCCAGCATCCAGAACGAATACTCTCTGCTGTGTCGACTCTATGATACCGATCTGGCCGAGCTGAGCGTGCATGAGGATGTCGGCCTGATGGCCTTTTCGCCCCTTGCGGCAGGGCTGCTGACCGGCAAGTATCAGGGCGGCGCAGTGCCGAATGGCTCGCGCATGACCTTCGTGAGCGATCTGGGCGGACGCACCACCGACCACGCGTTCAAGGCGACGCAGGCTTATCTGGACATTGCCGCGCGCCACGGGCTCGACCCAGCGCAGATGGCGATTGCATGGACGCTAACGCGCCCCTTCATGACCTCGTCGATCGTGGGCGCGACGACCACGGCACAGCTGGATCTGGCGCTGGATGCGGCGGATATCACGCTGAGCGATGAGGTGCTAAGCGAGATCGACAGCGCCCACCGCGCGCACCCCATGCCCTACTGACCCGCGCCCCTCATGGCCGCGTTTCGCCCGCGAGGCCGCGCAAGTAGTTTGGCATCTCGCGGTCCGCCACCGACGCTTCGCGTAGCAGATGGTCGAAATGGCCGGTCAGGGCCTGCACGCGCTCGGTATCGCGAAAGGCCATGTAGTTGCGCCCGATATAGACCACGGCCAGTAAGGGGCCGAATATGGTGACCGGCGCGGAATAGACGCGGCGCGCGTCGAACAGCGATAGACGCAGGCGCGGATATAGCTGCTCGGTCACCTCGATCAGCTGGGCAATCTGGGCGCGCCGAATGTCCAGCGGCAGGCCGCGATAATACCCCTCGCCGCGCGCGAAACTATGCATCTCGTATAGGGGCAGCGCGATTTCATAATCTGACTGCGCACCGCGCATCCACTCTAGCCGGTCCTCGGACGCGCCGATCACCTGATCGGTGCTACGGCCCAGATGGGGGGCGTATTCCCATTCCAGCATCTCCCGTGTTTTCAGCATATCGGGCAATGAGGCAGGGACATGGCGGATTTTGTAACCTGCCGCCTCCTTGTGCCACTCAAATATCTGGGCATCGACCACCGCGCGTGGCGCGTCGGTCAGCGACAGCGAATTGGCCAGAATATCCGCTGCGGTCTCGGGCCGATCAGTCAACCCCAACAGCCAATCGGCCGAGACGCCCAAACTGCGTGCGCATTCGCCCACCACCTGCGCGTTGGGCAACCGCGCGCCCACGCCCGACAACAGTTGCGACACGGTCGAACGGTCGACACCGATGGCGCGGGCCAGCGCGCTCTGGCTGAGGCGGCGCATGCCCATTGCCTCGCCCAATCGCGAGCGAAAAAGGGTCGCGCGGGCGCGTTTGTCGGTTTTTACCATCATTGGTGATAAATATCACAGATGCAGGGAAATGTTAACTGCATACGCAATGTTCAGACATCACAGCGCCAGATACCCCTGACCTTATATATTGTCAGGAGGATTTATGGAACGGCCCAGACGCACGCTGGTCAAGTCGATCATCTGGAACATCAACGGCCTAGCGATGATGAGCGTCGTGGGCTACGCGATGACAGGTTCGGCGGGGGTGGGCGGTGCGATAGCGATGATCAACACCGTGATCGGCCTCAGTCTCTACTTCCTTTACGAACGAATCTGGTCACGTATTTCATGGGGACGCGCCGATGCGTGACGTTGAGTGGCCAACGCTAGCCTTGCTGATTGCGGTCTATGCGCTCTGGGCCGTTGCCACGACTTGGGCTGCGGCGCTGTGGCTGCCGCTGGGCATGACGTTGGCGGCTCTTGCAATTGCGCAACATTCCTCGCTTTGCCACGAGGCGCTGCATGGCCACCCCTTCGCCAACACACGTGCTAATGTGGCCGCAGTTTTCCCCGCGCTCGGGCTGTTCGTGCCGTATCTACGCTTTCGCGACACGCATCTGGCGCATCACTGCGATGCGCTATTGACGGATCCCTACGACGACCCGGAAACGAATTACCTCGACCCCGTGGTCTGGGCGCGCATACCCGGCACGCTACGTGCAGCGCTGATATTCAACAACACGCTCTTGGGTCGGCTGATCATCGGGCCGGCAATCGGCATGGCCGCTTTTCTGCGGGGCGACTGGCGTGCGATCAGGGCGTGCGACAGATCTGTGCGGCGCGCGTGGCTGGTGCATCTGGCGGCGGTGGCGCCGGTTCTGGTCTGGGTCTGGATGTCGCCCATGCCGATCTGGACCTACCTCATCGCCGCCTATGGCGCGATGTCGTTGCTCAAAATCCGCACT includes:
- a CDS encoding MFS transporter, which codes for MRMMISFAALFLSVILMQLASGGLGPLDALSGLALEFSTTEIGLLGSAHFLGFFIGCWWSPRLMGSVGHSRAFAAFTAAGTMSLIAHMLVVDAWAWAAMRVAMGLCVAGCYTVLEAWLQAKVTNETRGRAMGTYRLVDMGASLVAQMLISVLEPASYVSYNILALVCCAALLPITLTTATQPDTPSAPRLRPGLAIACSPLAAAAVVVAAMSSATFRMVGPLYGQQVGLPVEQIAWFLAAFVLGGAIAQFPAGWLADKYDRRHVLIGLSIAAVCSCVVTAWLGVLSAEGVMLTAFFFGLTSFPIYSVAAAHANDFATADQRVELSAALMFFYALGAIAAPLVASKLIEGFGPSAMFVMIAAGHIVLIVFGITRMRVRPTKAERTRYVWSPRTSFVIGRLTRGFRDKL
- a CDS encoding DUF2061 domain-containing protein; the encoded protein is MERPRRTLVKSIIWNINGLAMMSVVGYAMTGSAGVGGAIAMINTVIGLSLYFLYERIWSRISWGRADA
- a CDS encoding fatty acid desaturase, with the translated sequence MRDVEWPTLALLIAVYALWAVATTWAAALWLPLGMTLAALAIAQHSSLCHEALHGHPFANTRANVAAVFPALGLFVPYLRFRDTHLAHHCDALLTDPYDDPETNYLDPVVWARIPGTLRAALIFNNTLLGRLIIGPAIGMAAFLRGDWRAIRACDRSVRRAWLVHLAAVAPVLVWVWMSPMPIWTYLIAAYGAMSLLKIRTFLEHRAHERASGRTVVIEDRGPLALLFLNNNYHVVHHMHPQIAWYRLPRLYAQNRAHYLARNGGYVYRSYGQIFRQYLLRAKDSVAHPLWPRP
- a CDS encoding aldo/keto reductase, with amino-acid sequence MKMNPLGRTGLMVSELCLGSMTWGTQNNEAEGHAQIDRALEQGVNFIDTAEMYPVNPKGPETQGRTEEIIGTWLATTGRRRDVILASKISGEGLAYVRDGAPITAANIPEAVEGSLRRLQTDHIDLYQFHWPNRGSYMFRQNWTYDPSGQNTAEVLDNMHETLEALSREVARGTIAHFGLSNESAWGTAQFLRIAEANGWPRVASIQNEYSLLCRLYDTDLAELSVHEDVGLMAFSPLAAGLLTGKYQGGAVPNGSRMTFVSDLGGRTTDHAFKATQAYLDIAARHGLDPAQMAIAWTLTRPFMTSSIVGATTTAQLDLALDAADITLSDEVLSEIDSAHRAHPMPY
- a CDS encoding helix-turn-helix domain-containing protein codes for the protein MMVKTDKRARATLFRSRLGEAMGMRRLSQSALARAIGVDRSTVSQLLSGVGARLPNAQVVGECARSLGVSADWLLGLTDRPETAADILANSLSLTDAPRAVVDAQIFEWHKEAAGYKIRHVPASLPDMLKTREMLEWEYAPHLGRSTDQVIGASEDRLEWMRGAQSDYEIALPLYEMHSFARGEGYYRGLPLDIRRAQIAQLIEVTEQLYPRLRLSLFDARRVYSAPVTIFGPLLAVVYIGRNYMAFRDTERVQALTGHFDHLLREASVADREMPNYLRGLAGETRP